The following are from one region of the Rhizobium sullae genome:
- a CDS encoding GFA family protein has translation MTVYTGGCQCGAIRFRLEGGLTHSSICHCRMCQKAFGGYYAPLVSVRGADFEWTRGERKTFRSSNFAERGFCGDCGTPLTYEAPDGMAIAAGAFDDPSALPPTTQYGIEGKLPFTDKLHELPGTRTEDDTEAAEFINEIVSYQHPDHDTAEWPEERK, from the coding sequence ATGACCGTCTACACCGGCGGCTGCCAATGCGGGGCGATCCGCTTTCGGCTCGAAGGCGGGCTTACGCATTCGTCGATTTGCCATTGCCGCATGTGCCAGAAGGCATTCGGCGGCTATTATGCGCCGCTGGTTTCCGTACGTGGAGCCGATTTTGAGTGGACGCGCGGCGAGCGGAAGACATTCCGGTCGTCCAATTTCGCCGAGCGCGGCTTCTGCGGCGATTGCGGCACGCCGCTGACCTATGAGGCACCGGACGGGATGGCGATCGCCGCGGGCGCGTTCGACGATCCGTCGGCGCTGCCCCCGACAACCCAATACGGCATCGAAGGAAAGCTGCCGTTCACGGACAAACTGCACGAGCTTCCCGGCACCCGGACTGAGGACGACACCGAGGCGGCCGAATTCATCAACGAGATCGTCTCCTATCAGCATCCGGATCACGACACGGCGGAATGGCCGGAGGAGCGCAAGTGA
- the cysS gene encoding cysteine--tRNA ligase codes for MAGQPEQKKPKIKLYNTLTREETVFKPIDPQNVRMYVCGPTVYDYAHIGNARPAIIFDVLFRLLRHVYGAEHVTYARNITDVDDKINMRALRDHPGLPLNEAIRLVTEKTETQYLEDAKALGCLDPTIQPRATENIPQMVEIIGKLIAKGHAYQAEGEVLFDTKSMADYGALSKRNLDEQQAGARVAVDAHKKNPGDFVLWKLSSHNEPGWESPWGRGRPGWHIECSAMSERYLGEVFDIHGGGLDLIFPHHENEIAQSRCAHGTEVMANVWMHNGFLQVEGRKMSKSEGNFVTIYELLHTERFGGRKWPGEVLRLAMLMTHYREPIDFSIKRLEEAERLLAKWPVADAGDAVPDESVLNALADDLNTVAAVQALHALAQSGNAAAFAASAALLGVEMRETEVDEAVAAEIDRRVRARLELLKAKNFAEADKIRETLLAEGIQLKDGKDAATGKRVTTWEVKR; via the coding sequence ATGGCCGGTCAGCCGGAACAGAAGAAGCCGAAAATCAAGCTGTACAATACGCTGACGCGCGAGGAGACGGTCTTCAAGCCGATCGATCCGCAGAATGTCCGCATGTATGTCTGCGGCCCGACTGTTTATGACTATGCCCATATCGGCAATGCGCGTCCCGCCATCATCTTCGACGTGCTCTTCCGGCTGCTCAGGCACGTCTATGGCGCCGAGCACGTCACCTATGCGCGCAACATCACCGACGTCGACGACAAGATCAACATGCGGGCGCTGCGCGACCACCCCGGCCTGCCGCTGAACGAGGCGATCCGCCTGGTCACCGAAAAGACCGAGACGCAGTATCTCGAAGATGCCAAGGCGCTCGGCTGCCTCGATCCGACTATCCAGCCGCGGGCAACGGAAAATATTCCGCAGATGGTCGAGATCATCGGGAAGCTGATTGCCAAAGGCCACGCCTATCAGGCGGAGGGCGAAGTGTTGTTCGACACGAAATCCATGGCGGATTACGGCGCGCTGTCGAAGCGCAATCTCGACGAGCAGCAGGCCGGCGCCCGCGTCGCCGTCGATGCGCACAAGAAGAACCCCGGCGACTTTGTTCTCTGGAAGCTTTCAAGCCACAACGAACCCGGCTGGGAAAGCCCCTGGGGCCGCGGCCGTCCGGGCTGGCATATCGAATGCTCGGCAATGAGCGAACGCTATCTCGGCGAGGTCTTCGACATTCACGGCGGCGGGCTGGACCTGATCTTCCCGCACCATGAAAACGAAATCGCCCAGTCGCGTTGCGCCCACGGCACGGAGGTGATGGCGAATGTCTGGATGCACAACGGCTTCCTGCAGGTCGAAGGCCGCAAGATGTCGAAGTCGGAGGGCAATTTCGTTACCATCTACGAGTTGCTGCACACCGAGAGATTCGGCGGCCGCAAATGGCCGGGCGAAGTGCTGCGCCTTGCGATGCTGATGACGCACTACCGCGAGCCGATCGATTTTTCGATCAAGCGGCTGGAAGAGGCGGAACGCCTGCTGGCGAAGTGGCCAGTGGCGGATGCCGGCGACGCAGTTCCGGATGAGAGCGTGTTGAACGCGCTTGCCGATGACCTGAACACGGTCGCCGCCGTCCAGGCGCTCCACGCCCTGGCGCAATCCGGCAATGCCGCCGCTTTCGCGGCGAGTGCTGCCCTTCTCGGTGTGGAGATGAGGGAAACGGAGGTCGACGAAGCGGTCGCCGCCGAAATCGACAGGCGCGTGCGCGCCCGCCTTGAACTCTTGAAGGCAAAGAACTTCGCCGAGGCCGACAAGATCCGCGAGACACTGCTTGCCGAGGGCATCCAGCTCAAGGATGGCAAGGATGCGGCAACCGGCAAGCGGGTGACGACGTGGGAGGTGAAACGGTGA
- a CDS encoding glycoside hydrolase family 25 protein translates to MRKILHRAVIGIAILAVASASYLAYDRAMAPFVPPSLEDYPIQGIDISHHQGVIDWKTLAARPNVRFAIMKATEGGDHKDTRFAENWQAAKEAGIVRGAYHFFTFCRPGREQAQNVLATVPKEQGTLPIAIDLEFVGNCDKVPTLEEMTAEVNAFVAELKGTFPEKPIFYVTQEFFDQYLKGNESRFPDHYLWLRSVFKEPEQERCGRWSIWQFADNGKVDGIEGPVDLNALCPAQKGFAARFAENATQ, encoded by the coding sequence GTGAGGAAGATCCTGCACCGCGCCGTAATTGGCATTGCCATTCTGGCTGTCGCATCGGCATCGTATCTGGCATACGATCGAGCCATGGCGCCGTTTGTTCCTCCTTCACTCGAAGACTATCCCATCCAGGGAATCGACATCAGTCATCATCAGGGCGTTATCGATTGGAAGACGCTCGCCGCGCGGCCGAATGTGCGTTTTGCGATTATGAAGGCGACTGAGGGCGGCGACCACAAGGATACACGTTTCGCGGAAAACTGGCAGGCGGCGAAAGAGGCCGGCATCGTGCGCGGGGCGTACCACTTCTTCACCTTCTGCCGCCCTGGCCGCGAGCAGGCGCAGAACGTATTGGCGACAGTTCCCAAAGAGCAGGGCACGCTGCCGATCGCGATCGATCTCGAATTTGTCGGCAACTGCGACAAGGTCCCGACGCTCGAGGAAATGACTGCTGAAGTAAACGCGTTCGTCGCGGAGCTTAAGGGCACCTTTCCCGAAAAGCCAATCTTTTACGTCACCCAAGAGTTCTTTGATCAATATCTGAAAGGCAACGAATCCCGCTTCCCGGATCACTACCTCTGGTTGCGTAGCGTATTCAAAGAACCAGAGCAGGAGAGATGCGGCCGCTGGTCGATATGGCAGTTTGCCGACAACGGCAAAGTCGACGGCATTGAGGGGCCGGTGGACCTCAATGCGCTATGCCCCGCGCAAAAGGGCTTTGCGGCGCGGTTCGCCGAAAACGCGACCCAGTAG
- a CDS encoding SDR family NAD(P)-dependent oxidoreductase — translation MTIDLKNRIALVTGASRGIGYFTALELAKAGAHVIACARTVGGLEELDDAIKAAGGSATLVPFDLADMNAIDALGASIFERWGKLDVLVANAGVLGVISPIGHIEAKTFEKVMNINVTATWRLIRSVDPLLTRSDAGRAVIISSAAAHKCRPFWGPYSASKAAVEALARTWAGESRSTALRITSVDPGATRTAMRAQAVPGEDPSTLPHPSEVAKAILPLVGPDVTETGKLFIVRENRLVDYRLPE, via the coding sequence ATGACCATCGACCTCAAGAACCGCATCGCACTCGTGACCGGCGCATCGCGCGGCATCGGCTATTTCACGGCACTGGAACTGGCAAAGGCCGGAGCGCACGTCATCGCCTGCGCTCGCACGGTCGGCGGCCTCGAGGAACTCGATGATGCCATCAAGGCGGCAGGCGGCAGCGCTACGCTGGTGCCCTTCGATCTTGCCGACATGAACGCCATCGATGCGCTCGGTGCCTCGATTTTCGAGCGCTGGGGCAAGCTCGACGTCCTCGTTGCCAACGCCGGCGTGCTCGGCGTCATCTCGCCGATCGGCCATATCGAGGCGAAAACCTTCGAGAAGGTGATGAACATCAACGTCACCGCCACCTGGCGGCTGATCCGCTCTGTCGATCCGCTGCTGACGCGCTCGGACGCCGGTCGCGCCGTGATCATCTCGTCGGCTGCCGCTCACAAGTGCCGCCCGTTCTGGGGTCCCTACTCCGCGTCGAAAGCCGCCGTCGAAGCGCTCGCCCGCACCTGGGCCGGCGAAAGCCGGTCGACGGCCCTTCGCATCACCAGTGTCGATCCGGGCGCCACGCGCACTGCCATGCGTGCCCAGGCGGTGCCCGGCGAAGATCCTTCGACGCTGCCGCACCCTTCCGAAGTCGCCAAGGCGATCCTGCCGCTCGTCGGCCCGGATGTGACCGAGACAGGCAAGCTCTTCATCGTCCGCGAGAACAGGCTCGTGGACTACCGTCTGCCGGAATAA
- the purF gene encoding amidophosphoribosyltransferase produces the protein MNQSHSLTLNDELDGDTLHEECGVFGVLGHPDGATLTALGLHALQHRGQEAAGIVTFDGRQFHTEKRMGLVGDHYTDPATLAKLPGFISIGHTRYSTTGEVALRNVQPLFAELEVGGIAVAHNGNFTNGLTLRRQLIADGAICQSTSDTEVVLHLIARSKQASSSDRFIDAIRQMEGGYSMLAMTRTKLIAARDPIGIRPLVMGELDGKPIFCSETCALDIIGAKYIRDVENGEVVICEIQPDGSISIDARKPEAPKPERLCLFEFVYFARPDSVVGGRSIYVARKNMGINLAKEAPVDADVVVPVPDGGTPAALGYAQKSGIPFEYGIIRNHYVGRTFIEPTQQIRAFGVKLKHSANRAMITGKRVVLVDDSIVRGTTSLKIVQMIRDAGAKEVHIRVASPMIYFPDFYGIDTPDADKLLANQYNSLKAMCDYIGADSLEFLSIDGLYRAVGGEDRDNENPQFTDHYFTGDYPTRLLDKESTSNVRKLAVMASNG, from the coding sequence ATGAACCAGTCCCATTCCTTGACGCTCAACGATGAACTCGATGGAGATACGCTCCACGAGGAGTGCGGCGTCTTCGGCGTTCTCGGCCATCCAGACGGCGCCACGCTGACAGCGCTCGGGCTTCACGCTCTCCAGCATCGCGGACAGGAAGCGGCCGGTATCGTCACTTTCGACGGCCGCCAGTTCCACACCGAAAAGCGCATGGGGCTCGTCGGCGACCACTATACCGATCCAGCAACGCTCGCGAAGCTGCCGGGCTTCATCTCCATCGGCCACACGCGCTACTCGACGACGGGCGAAGTTGCGCTCCGCAATGTCCAACCTCTCTTTGCCGAACTGGAGGTCGGCGGCATCGCCGTCGCCCATAACGGCAACTTCACCAACGGCCTGACGCTTCGCCGTCAACTGATTGCCGATGGCGCCATCTGTCAGTCGACCTCGGATACCGAAGTCGTTCTCCACCTGATCGCCCGATCCAAGCAGGCCTCCTCCTCCGACCGTTTCATCGATGCTATCCGCCAGATGGAAGGCGGCTATTCGATGCTGGCCATGACCCGCACGAAGCTGATCGCCGCGCGCGATCCGATCGGCATCCGCCCGCTCGTCATGGGCGAGCTCGACGGCAAGCCGATCTTCTGTTCGGAAACCTGCGCGCTCGACATCATCGGTGCGAAGTACATCCGCGACGTCGAAAACGGCGAAGTCGTCATCTGCGAAATCCAGCCGGACGGCTCGATCAGCATCGATGCCCGCAAGCCCGAGGCGCCGAAACCGGAACGGCTCTGCCTTTTCGAATTTGTCTACTTCGCTCGCCCAGACTCCGTCGTCGGCGGCCGTAGCATCTATGTCGCCCGCAAGAACATGGGCATCAATCTTGCCAAGGAAGCGCCGGTCGATGCCGATGTCGTCGTTCCGGTTCCGGACGGCGGAACGCCGGCAGCGCTCGGATACGCCCAGAAAAGCGGCATTCCCTTCGAATATGGCATCATCCGCAACCACTATGTCGGCCGCACCTTCATCGAGCCGACGCAGCAGATCCGCGCCTTCGGCGTCAAGCTCAAGCATTCGGCCAACCGGGCAATGATCACAGGCAAACGCGTCGTCCTCGTCGACGATTCGATCGTGCGCGGCACCACATCGCTGAAGATCGTCCAGATGATCCGTGACGCAGGCGCCAAGGAAGTCCACATCCGCGTCGCAAGCCCGATGATCTATTTCCCGGACTTCTACGGCATCGATACGCCGGACGCCGACAAGCTGCTTGCCAACCAGTACAACAGCCTGAAAGCGATGTGCGATTACATCGGCGCAGATTCGCTCGAATTCCTGTCGATCGACGGGCTTTATCGCGCAGTCGGCGGGGAAGATCGCGATAACGAGAATCCGCAGTTCACCGACCACTATTTCACTGGCGACTACCCGACGCGCCTGCTCGACAAGGAAAGCACGAGCAACGTGCGCAAGCTCGCCGTGATGGCCAGCAACGGCTAA
- a CDS encoding CvpA family protein yields MPITIFDGIVIGVVLFSAVLAMVRGFSREVLSIASWGGSAAAAYYLYPYLVPYAKRYTDDDRIAIVGSAAVVFLIALIVISFITMKIADFIIDSRIGALDRTLGFLFGAARGILLLVVAVAFWNWLVDADHRPAWVNNAKSKPFLDSMVVKLQSVLPEEFAQMVRASVLEKVQPQGQGAGGSNAPAGEQAPADDAAPSGGAQPQSN; encoded by the coding sequence ATGCCCATCACGATTTTCGACGGTATTGTCATCGGCGTCGTCCTCTTCTCCGCCGTTCTGGCGATGGTCCGCGGTTTTTCGCGCGAGGTATTGTCGATCGCAAGCTGGGGTGGCTCGGCCGCCGCTGCCTACTACCTCTATCCGTATCTCGTGCCTTACGCGAAGCGGTACACCGACGACGACCGCATCGCCATCGTCGGCTCAGCCGCCGTCGTGTTCCTGATTGCGCTAATCGTCATCTCCTTCATCACCATGAAGATTGCCGATTTCATCATCGACAGCCGGATCGGCGCGCTGGACCGCACTTTGGGCTTCCTCTTCGGGGCGGCACGCGGCATACTGCTTCTCGTCGTGGCGGTGGCCTTCTGGAACTGGCTCGTCGATGCCGATCACCGGCCGGCTTGGGTAAACAACGCCAAGTCAAAGCCGTTCCTTGACTCGATGGTCGTAAAGCTGCAATCGGTCTTGCCTGAGGAATTCGCACAGATGGTGAGAGCCAGCGTGCTCGAGAAGGTTCAGCCGCAGGGCCAGGGCGCTGGAGGCAGCAACGCACCGGCCGGCGAACAGGCCCCGGCGGATGATGCAGCCCCGTCTGGCGGCGCGCAGCCGCAGTCGAATTGA
- the radA gene encoding DNA repair protein RadA, whose translation MAKARTQFICQSCGTIHNRWAGKCESCGEWNTIVEEDPMGGIGGGPARTPKKGRPVTLTALSGEIEEAPRIHTGISELDRALGGGFVRGSAVLVGGDPGIGKSTLLMQAAAALSRRGHKIIYVSGEEAVAQVRLRAQRLRAADTDVMLAAETNVEDILATLAEGKRPDLVIIDSIQTLWSELAESAPGTVTQVRTGVQSMIRFAKQTGAAMVLVGHVTKDGQIAGPRVVEHMVDAVLYFEGDRGHHYRIVRTVKNRFGPTDEIGVFEMSDGGLREVGNPSELFLGERNEKSPGAAVFAGMEGTRPILVEVQALVAPTSLGTPRRAVVGWDSARLSMILAVLEAHCGIRLGQHDVYLNVAGGYRIGEPAADLAVASALVSSLAGIALPADCVYFGEVSLSGAVRPVAHTPQRLKEAEKLGFSAALLPSASADLPKGSGGRWSEIESLPDLVVRIAGSKGALRRVEDEV comes from the coding sequence ATGGCGAAGGCCAGGACACAATTCATCTGCCAGAGCTGCGGCACGATCCATAACCGCTGGGCCGGCAAATGCGAAAGCTGCGGCGAATGGAACACCATCGTCGAGGAAGACCCAATGGGCGGGATTGGCGGCGGACCGGCAAGAACGCCCAAGAAGGGCCGGCCGGTGACGTTGACGGCGCTTTCCGGCGAGATCGAAGAAGCGCCGCGCATCCATACCGGCATTTCGGAGCTCGACCGGGCTCTCGGCGGCGGCTTCGTGCGCGGCTCGGCGGTGCTCGTCGGCGGCGATCCCGGCATCGGAAAGTCGACGCTGCTGATGCAGGCGGCGGCGGCCCTTTCGCGGCGCGGCCACAAGATCATCTATGTCTCGGGCGAAGAGGCCGTGGCGCAGGTGCGCCTGCGCGCCCAGCGCCTGCGCGCTGCCGATACCGACGTGATGCTTGCCGCTGAAACCAATGTCGAGGATATCCTGGCGACACTCGCAGAAGGCAAGCGGCCAGACCTCGTCATCATCGATTCGATCCAAACGCTCTGGAGCGAACTGGCGGAATCCGCGCCCGGAACGGTCACGCAGGTGCGCACCGGCGTGCAGTCGATGATCCGCTTTGCCAAACAGACAGGAGCCGCCATGGTTCTCGTCGGCCACGTCACCAAGGACGGCCAGATCGCAGGTCCACGGGTCGTGGAGCATATGGTCGACGCGGTGCTCTACTTCGAGGGCGACCGCGGCCATCACTACCGCATCGTGCGCACGGTGAAGAACCGCTTCGGCCCGACGGACGAGATCGGAGTCTTCGAAATGTCCGACGGGGGCCTGCGCGAAGTCGGCAACCCGTCCGAACTTTTCCTCGGCGAGCGCAATGAAAAGTCGCCAGGAGCGGCGGTCTTCGCGGGCATGGAAGGCACGCGCCCGATCCTCGTCGAAGTGCAGGCGCTGGTGGCGCCGACATCGCTCGGCACGCCACGCCGCGCGGTGGTCGGATGGGATTCGGCCAGGCTTTCTATGATCCTTGCGGTGCTCGAGGCGCATTGCGGCATCCGGCTCGGCCAGCACGACGTCTATCTGAATGTCGCCGGCGGCTATCGCATCGGCGAACCGGCGGCCGATCTTGCCGTCGCATCCGCCCTGGTTTCCTCGCTTGCCGGTATTGCCCTTCCCGCCGATTGCGTCTATTTCGGCGAAGTCAGCCTGTCGGGAGCCGTCCGTCCGGTTGCGCATACCCCTCAGCGCCTCAAAGAAGCCGAGAAGCTGGGATTTTCTGCAGCGCTGCTTCCGTCAGCCTCCGCCGATTTGCCGAAGGGTTCGGGCGGACGCTGGAGCGAAATCGAGAGCCTGCCGGATCTGGTCGTGCGCATCGCCGGATCCAAAGGTGCGCTACGACGTGTGGAAGACGAGGTTTGA
- a CDS encoding LysE family translocator has product MLDYSFAHWIAFFTAAVLLNLSPGPDMAFILGHTIKSGTRAGFSAVFGIWTGACLHVLLAAFGLSAVLAASAVAFSAVKWIGAIYLVWLGIQALRSSGEGAFLKAAGERLGWGRIYRQGVLVSLLNPKVAIFFLAFLPQFVVEGAGPAWLQLSVHGALIIVVAAFIEPPLILAGGRLADLVKHNSKIGLWLDRGLGALFVALGVRLALTSR; this is encoded by the coding sequence ATGCTCGATTATTCGTTCGCCCACTGGATCGCCTTCTTCACCGCCGCCGTGCTTTTGAACCTGTCGCCGGGTCCGGATATGGCTTTTATCCTCGGCCATACGATCAAGAGCGGCACGCGCGCCGGCTTTTCGGCCGTCTTCGGAATCTGGACCGGTGCCTGTCTGCACGTGCTTCTTGCCGCCTTCGGCCTTTCGGCGGTACTTGCCGCCTCCGCCGTTGCCTTCTCGGCAGTGAAATGGATCGGTGCGATCTATCTCGTCTGGCTCGGCATCCAGGCCCTGCGGTCGAGCGGCGAGGGCGCCTTCCTCAAGGCGGCGGGCGAAAGGCTGGGCTGGGGACGGATCTACCGGCAGGGCGTGCTCGTTTCGCTGCTTAACCCGAAGGTCGCGATCTTCTTTCTCGCCTTCCTGCCGCAGTTCGTCGTCGAGGGAGCAGGACCGGCCTGGCTGCAGCTATCCGTGCACGGCGCCTTGATCATTGTGGTTGCGGCCTTCATCGAGCCGCCGCTGATCCTGGCCGGAGGGCGGCTTGCCGATCTCGTCAAGCACAACAGCAAGATCGGCCTGTGGCTCGACCGCGGTCTTGGCGCACTGTTCGTCGCCCTCGGCGTGCGGCTGGCGTTGACGAGCCGTTGA